A portion of the Paucilactobacillus hokkaidonensis JCM 18461 genome contains these proteins:
- a CDS encoding helix-turn-helix transcriptional regulator, with product MASNYRMAELLVQLITGQTLDQKNIQKKYGIDIRTAQRDISYIRSALAEYDAGEIVSKKGTYRLSHKSEMLDFEMVLAASNILLGSRALTQTELRDTLAFLSSGLSATMQAAVYDQISIPYNSYTPLSKPKPLLSQLREMSLCIANNEKITFTYLSSHPDEPKPLKHHAQPVALFFEVHYFYVAMLSQEHDGYWLYRLDRIIDILAKSAGQQLNYADRFSLQDHRHQTYLLDSGQLTRISFIYRYYPQTALDYFPGSHVIKSNSDGSCVIVAYVKVDGAMLWLLSQGAGLQVISPPLLVNRMRDALTAARDQYLD from the coding sequence GTGGCAAGTAATTATCGGATGGCTGAACTATTAGTCCAGTTAATAACTGGTCAAACATTGGATCAAAAAAACATACAAAAAAAATACGGCATTGACATACGAACAGCCCAACGCGATATATCTTATATTCGAAGCGCATTAGCCGAATATGATGCCGGCGAAATCGTAAGCAAAAAAGGAACGTACCGGCTATCACATAAAAGTGAAATGTTGGATTTCGAAATGGTTTTGGCTGCCAGCAATATTTTATTGGGATCACGAGCACTGACTCAAACTGAATTACGCGATACACTAGCATTTCTCAGTTCCGGATTGTCAGCAACCATGCAAGCTGCTGTCTATGATCAAATTTCAATTCCTTATAATAGCTACACCCCTTTATCAAAACCTAAACCACTCCTCAGTCAACTACGGGAAATGTCTCTATGTATTGCTAACAACGAAAAAATAACTTTTACTTACCTTAGCAGCCATCCCGATGAACCCAAACCGCTTAAACACCATGCCCAACCAGTGGCGCTATTTTTTGAAGTCCACTACTTTTATGTAGCCATGCTGAGTCAAGAACATGATGGTTACTGGTTATACCGGCTCGATCGGATTATTGATATTTTAGCTAAATCTGCTGGGCAACAGCTGAACTACGCGGACCGTTTCTCATTACAAGATCACCGCCATCAAACTTATTTGTTAGATTCAGGTCAGTTAACTCGAATTAGTTTCATTTATCGCTATTATCCGCAAACGGCCCTGGATTATTTTCCAGGTTCGCACGTCATTAAAAGCAATTCAGACGGTAGCTGTGTGATCGTTGCCTATGTAAAAGTTGACGGTGCGATGCTGTGGCTATTAAGTCAAGGTGCTGGATTACAGGTTATTTCCCCACCGTTACTAGTCAATCGCATGCGTGATGCACTAACTGCAGCTCGGGACCAATACCTTGATTAG